The window ATTGGAAAGATCGGAGCGCTCCTTGGCAAGTCTCGTCGCCGTCGACGGGTCCTTTTCGTACAGCGCCGGATTGGCAAGTTCGTCCTCGATCGCATCGATACGTTTGCGCGTGCGCTCCATCAGGCCCTCGGTCGCACGAACTTCTTTGGCGATGGGCTCCATCGCCTGCCGCCGGGCGGCGGCCTCGCGGCGCTTTTCCGCCTTGGACGCCTTGTCCGCCTCGCGGCGCTCGCGCTTGTCGCCGGTGCTTCCGGTGACCAGTTGGCGATAGTCGGCGAGGTCGCCGTCATAAGGCGCAACCGTCCCGTCGCGAACCAGCCACAGCCGGTCGGCCGTCGCCTCGATGAGGTGGCGGTCATGGCTGATCAGCATGACGGCGCCGGAATACTCGTTCAGCGCGACCATCAGCGCTTCGCGGCTGTCGATGTCGAGATGGTTGGTCGGCTCGTCGAGAATGAGCAGGTTCGGCCCGTCGAACGCCGCGATGCCCATCAGGAGGCGCGCCTTCTCGCCACCCGACAAATCCTTCGCCTTGGTGTTCATCTTCTCGGTCGAGAGACCCATCTGCGCGACGCGCGCCCGCACCTTGGCTTCGGCGGCATCCGGCATCAGGCGGCGGACATGCTCGACGGCGGTTTCCTCGGGGCGCAGATCATCGAGCTGATGCTGCGCGAAGATCGCGACTTTCAGCCCCGGCGCGATGGTGACGCCGCCGGTTTCCAGCTTCAGCCGGCCCGACAGGAGTTTGGCGAAGGTCGATTTGCCGTTGCCGTTGGCGCCGAGAAGGGCGATGCGGTCGTCCTCGTCGATGCGCAGCGTCAGCCCCTTCAGGATCGGCTTGCCCGGCTGATAGCCGACCGCGCCAGCCTGCATGGTGACGATCGGGGAGGCGACCGTCTTGACTGGCTCGGGAAACGAGAACGGCCGCACGCTGTCGTTCATCACCGCCGAAATCGGCTTCATCTTTTCCAGCGCCTTGAGGCGAGACTGCGCCTGGCGCGCCTTCGAGGCCTTGGCGCGGAAACGCTCGACGAAGCTTTCCATGTGCTTGCGCTGCGTCTCCTGCTTGACGCGCGCCTTTTCCTGGTGCTCGAGCTGCTCTTCGCGCTGGCGCTCGAACTGGTCGTATCCGCCGCGCCAGAAGGTCAGCTTCATCTGGTCGAGATGCACGATCGAATTGACCGAGCGGTTGAGCAGGTCGCGATCATGGCTGATCAGCAGCACCGTGTGCGGATATTTCGCCACGTAGCTTTCCAGCCACATCGTGCCTTCGAGATCGAGATAGTTGGTCGGTTCGTCGAGGAGGAGCAGGTCGGGCTCGGCGAAGAGCACGGAGGCGAGCGCGACGCGCATGCGCCAGCCGCCTGAAAAGGACGAGGCCGGGCGCTTCTGCGCTTCGGTATCGAAACCAAGGCCCGCGAGGATCGTCGCCGCGCGCGATTCCGCGGAATGCGCGTCGATGTCGGCGAGCCGCATCTGGATGTCGGCGATGCGGTTGGCGTCCGTTGCGGTCTCGGACTCTTGGAGAAGGGCCAAACGCTCGGTGTCGGCCTTGAGAACGATGTCTATCAGCGGTTCTTCGGTGCCGGGCGCTTCCTGCGCGACCTGTCCGATCCGCGTGCTCTTGGGAAACGATATGGACCCGGTCTCGGTCGGCAGGTCGCCGGTGATCGCCTTGAAGAGGGTTGTCTTGCCGGTGCCGTTGCGACCGACGAAGCCGGCCTTCGATCCCGCAGGCAGCGTGAGCGAAGCGTGGTCCAGAAGCAGGCGGCCTGCGATGCGCAGCGAGATGTCGTCGATGATAAGCATGCCGCTCTATTGGCCGAGCGTGGACCGGAAGGCAAGGGCCGGGCGGTAAGGGAGGGCGGCCCTGTGGCCGCCCTCGTAGTTTTCAAAGCCTAGCGTGAGGCCTGCTCGACCGCGCGGCACAACGTCACGATGTCGGTGTTGTACATCGTCGGGTTGCGGACGATCTCGGGGCAGCGCCGCTGGACAGTGGCCATATCGTTGCTGCTCATGCCCTGTGTGGCTGTAGGCGGTACACCACCACCGTTATTGCCGCCGCCACCGTTATTGCCGCCGCCGCCGTTATTGCCGCCGCCGCCGTTGTTGCCGCCGCCGCCGTTGTTGCCGCCGCCGCCATTATTGCCACCACCGCCGTTGTTGCCGCCACCGCCGCCACCGCCGCCGGTTCCGCCGCCAATGCCGATGCCGACACCCACGTCGATGCCGCCGGGTCCGCCGACGTTGGCGCCCACGCCGGCATTGACGCCGCCCGGTCCGCCGATGGAAGCGCCTAGCCCGGCATCGATACCGTTCGCGCCGCCGACACTTGCGCCAGCACCCGCGTTGACGCCGTTGGCTCCGCCGATGGAAGCGCCGAGACCGGCGTCAATTCCATTCGCGCCACCGACATTCGCGCCAGCGCCCGCGTTCACACCGTTTGCTCCGCCAACGGACGCGCCTAAGCCGGCGTCAATTCCGTTCGCGCCGCCAACCGAAACGCCCAGCCCGGCATCGATCCCGTTTGCGCCGCCGATGCCGACGCCCACTCCCACATCGATCGCCTTTGCTGGTCCGCTCAACACGAATGCCATAGCTCCAGTCGCAAGCGTGGCGCTTACAATTGCTAGTATCTTGGACATGTTGTTGCTCCTCTCAGTTGTTTCGAAGGGCGGCCAACGTCGTTGTGGGCCGCGTCAAAAGCTACGGACGAAGAAGCAAAGAGTTTCAGAGGAGATAATTGCGTGGTTTTGTTGTGCTTAACAACTTGGATTCAATTTTAGATTGCGTATTGGACGTTGCGGCGCACGCACCACGATGGCGGAACTAACCAATGCTGCTGCCATTTTTCTTTTGATATATCATTAGAACAAAGTGCGTGAGCGGACACTGAGACGTCAGTCGGGCTTGCTAAGAAAAGAGATTATTCAGCCGAGCTGACAAAGCTGATTGCGCAGCCTTTCAGCCTCAGGCGAGAAAGACCGCTCGATGTCGGCTTGTGTCTTGGTCCAGAGTGGCAATGCCACTTTGAGGACGTCGCGACCCGGCTTTTCAAGAATGAGCCGCTTGCCCCGGCGATCATTGGCGTCGGGCGCTATCTGAACCATGCCTCGTCGCGCGAGGGGCTTCAGCATGGCGGTCAAGGTGGTGCGATCCATGGCAAGCAGTTCCGCTACGTCCCGCATGAGGGGAGGTTCCGGACGGTTCAGAGACATCAGGAGCGAGAACTGTCCGTTGGTCAAACCCGAAGGTCTCAAAGCCTCATCGAAACGACGCGCAACGGACCGTGCCGCACGCTGAAGGTGCAGGCACATGCACGTGTCCCGGACAGTAAGAGTGGTAGAGAACGGCAGTTCCGGGTCCGCGATCCTCGAATCATTCGACTTTGACATCAGACAAATATGTTGATAACAACCTATTTGTCCAGACACAAAGTGGAGAGCTTACTGTCCGGGCAGGGGAGCGCATGGTTGGGAGAAGAGCGATGGCGCAGCGCGTCCTGGTGCTTATCGGAACCAAGAAGGGCGTCTTCATCGCCGAAAGTGATGCTGATCGCTCGTCATGGGATCTGCGCGGTCCCTTTTGCGAGACGTGGCCCATGCAGCATGTCGTGGGCGACCCGGATACCGGCACGATCTACGGTGCTGGCGGTAATGAGTGGTTCGGCCCCGCCGTCTGGAAATCCACCGATCTCGGCGAAACCTGGACACATTCCAGTCAGGGTCTCGCCTACGATACTGGTAAGGAACCCGTTCAGACAGTCTGGAGCCTCGCGCATCGCAACGGCCGGCTTTATGCGGGCGTGCAGCCGGCGGGTCTGTTCTACAGCGACGACGAGGGCGAGACCTTCGCGCATCTCGACGGCCTTCAAAAACACCCGACGCGACCCGACTGGCAACCGGGCGGCGCCGGGCTCATCCTGCACTCGCTCGTGCCCGACCACGCAGACAAAGACCGCATCTGGATCGGCATTTCGTCGGCTGGCGTGTTCCATACCGCCGATGGCGGCGTCACATGGGAGCCGCGTAACAAGGGAACGCGGGCGGACTATCTGCCGGAAGGGCAGAATTACCCCGAGTTTGGCCAGTGCGTGCATTGCCTTGTGCAGGCGCCGGGCGAGCCCGACCTTCTCTACCAGCAGAACCATTGCGGCATGTATCGCAGCGAAGACGGCGGCAGGAACTGGACGAGCATAGAGGCCGGGCTGCCGTCCACTTTCGGGTTTCCGGCCGCGGTCCATCCGCGCGATCCCTCGACGCTGTATCTCCTGCCGCTCAATGGAGACAGCAAGGGGCGTTTCGTGCCGGACGCCAAGGCTGCGGTGTGGCGCACGCGCGACCGTGGCGCCACGTGGGACGATCTGCGCGAGGGGCTGCCGCAGGAAAACGCCTTTTTCGGCGTGCTCAGGCAGGCGATGGCGACGGACAGTCTGGAGCCGGCGGGCGTCTATTTCGGCACCGGCGGCGGCGCCCTCTTTGCGTCGAATGACGAGGGCGACAACTGGTCTTGCATCGCCGAACACCTGCCGACGATCTCGTCAGTCGAGACGCTGGTCGTGTCGCGATAGGTTTTGCAGACCATGCCGAATGAAACAGCGCAAACATCGGTGCCGGTTGTCGTGAAATTGACCGGCTTGCTGGTGGACTTGTTTCCGGGCTCATCGCGTCGGGTGGAGATGCAGGTCTCGAGCGTATCCGAGATGGTCGCCGAACTCGACAGGCTCTGGCCGGGCATGGGTGACCGCATATGCGACACGCGGCCCGCGATCCGAAAACACATGAACGTCTTCGTCGATGGTGAGCGCGCGACGCTCGAGACGAAGCTCTTGCCAGGAATGGAAGTTTTCGTCCTGACGGCCATTAGCGGTGGCTGAGAGCCGCTGCTGGCTCTCAACGAATGCGGCCGATCGAACGCTAGGCGCTGCAAGCTATGAGCAGCCGTGTCCGCAGTCACGCAAAGGCGCGGCCTTCCTCCGTGCGCTGGAAGGCGACGAGATCCAATCCGACACTGGGCGCGCCAAGCGAGGTCAGGATCGTATGCGCCTGTCCCCGATGGTGCGTCTGGTGGTTGAAGAAATGCGCCAGCGCCGGTGCCAGCCGCTGGCTCACCGTGCGCATGTCCGTCACGGTGAGGTAGGTGAACCGTCCCGAAAGCGCCTTTGATGAGAGTGAGCCGATCCACTCCACGATGCGCTGATCCTCGGCGATGCGCGCGACGTGAAGGCTCGCGAGATCCGCATGCAGGATCGTGTCGAGCGCAGATGGGGCCGTGCCTTCGCCTGTAAAGCGCTTCAGCCAGATTCGGTCCGCAACCAGAATGTGGTTGAGCGTTGCGGTCAGCGATCGGAAGAACGCGCCGGTGTCGCGGTTCAGTTCTTCGTGCGACAACCCGCCCGCTGCCTCGTAGATGCGGGCGTTGGACCAACGGTTATAGGCTGCAAACATCTGAAAATGCTGCTGCATCCAGCTTCCCTTTTCCCCCTGAAAGGTCAATTCTGCGGCAACACCTACACCTGCGGAGGGCCGGAAGCCAATGTCTATTCTTCTCTATGATCTGGTCGGCCGCGATCCCGCGCGGCCCTTCAGCCCGCATTGCTGGAAGGTTGCCTTCGCGCTCGCGCACAAGGGGCTGGCCTACGAGTCCGTCCCGACACCGTTCACCTCCGTGCCGTCGATCGAAGGCGGTGTTTCGAAAACCGTGCCGGTCATCCGCGATGGGGACAGGGTGGTCGCCGACAGCTTCGACATCGCGCTCTACCTCGAGGACACCTATCCCCATCGCCCGACGCTCTTCGGCGGGGAGGGCGGCAAGGCGATGGCGCGGTTCATCGAGCGATGGACGCAGTTCAACGTCAACGCCTGGCTGGTGACGGCGGCCGTGGTCGATATCCACGACTGCCTTGCTCCGCATGATCAAGCCTATTTCCGCACGACGCGCGAGAAGCGCTTCGGCAAAAGGCTGGAAGACGTGCCGCTTGGCCGCGACGAAAGACGCCAGGCGTTCCATGCCAATCTTGAGCCGCTGAGATCGATGCTGTCCGTGCAGCCCTTCATCGGCGGCGAAACCCCGCTGTTTGCCGACTACATCGTCGCCGGCGCGTTCCAGTGGGTGAGGGTGACCTCGACATTCGAGCCCCTCGCAGAAGGCGACCCCGTCAAGGCGTGGTTCGAGCGCTGTCTCGATCTCCACGATGGCCTCGCGCGGCGGATACCTGCGGCCGCCTGAGCGCCCGGCACCCCTTCACATCGCCATGGCGGGCCTGTATAGACCCGCCACTTTCCGAATTCCGAACAGCATGAAGGAACCACAATGGCGATCGAACGCACCTTTTCCATGATCAAGCCGGACGCGACCAAGCGCAATCTCACCGGCGCAGTCACCAAGATGCTCGAAGATGCCGGTCTGCGCGTCGTCGCGTCCAAGCGCGTCTGGATGAGCACGCGCGAGGCCGAGGGCTTTTACGCCGTGCACAAGGATCGTCCGTTCTTCGGTGAACTGGTCGAGGGCATGACGTCCGGCCCGACGGTGGTGCAGGTTCTCGAAGGCGAGAACGCGATCCTCAAGAACCGCGAAATCATGGGTGCGACCAACCCGGCCAATGCCGAGGAGGGAACGATCCGCAAGGTCCACGCACTCTCGATCGGAGAGAACTCGGTTCACGGTTCCGACGCACCGGAAACGGCTGCGCAGGAGATCCGCTACTGGTTTTCCGACACCGAAATCGTCGGCTGATCCGCGTCTGCATCCGAAACGAAAGAGCCGGCATCCGCCGGCTCTTTTTTTGTCTCAGCTCCCAAAAAGCTGGCGTCGCGTTTCGGGCAGATCCGCATCCGGTTCGGACGCGTGCCGCCGGCCGACGAATTCCATGAAGGCGTCGCTGGCAAGCGCGGCGCTGTAGAGATAACCTTGGAAGAAGTCGCAGCCAAAGGCGCGCAGGAACGCCTCCTGCCGGACGTTTTCGACATGTTCGGCGACCGCGGTCAGCTTGAGCGTGCGCGCCGTGCCGAGGATCGACTTGACCAGCGCGCGATCGCTTTCGCCGTTTTCGATGTCGGCGATGAAGCTTCCGTCGATCTTGAGCTCGTCGAAGGGCAGGCGCTTCAATTGTGCCAATGACGAGTAGCCGGAGCCGAAATCGTCGAGCGACAGCCGCACGCCGATCTGCTTCAACTCATGCATGCGCCGGCTGATCAGCTTGCGGTCCTTCGCCATCACGCTTTCAGTGAGCTCGAGCGTCAAGAGCCTTGGGTCGACGCCATGGCGCTCGATCAGCCCGATGAGGTTGGATAGAAACTCATCGCAGGCGAAGGACTGTACGTTGACGTTGATCGCGAGGCGCAGCCCGGCCGTTTCCCTGGTGCCTTGCCAGCGGGCGAGTTCCGCCACGCCCTTGGCGAGCACCAGATTGCCGAATTCGCGAACGAGCCCGAACTGCTCCGTCAGCGGCACGAAGCGCTCGGGCAGAAGTGTGCCGAATTCCGGATGATGCCAGCGGCAGAGTGCTTCGGCACCGACGATACGGCCGACGTCGTCCATCTGGGGCTGGAAGTACAGTTCGAGCGCGTCGCCCGACAGCGCGTCCTTGAACTCGTTCAGGAGCCGGTAGCGGTCCGATTCCGGGCTCATCGACAGATGATCGTAGAGCGCCATCCCGTTCCTGCCCGCAGCCTTCGCCTGATACATGGCGATGTCGGCGTGCTTGAGGATTTCCTCGGGCCGCGCCTCCTGCCCATCGAAGATGACGACGCCGAGGCTTGCCGACGAACGATGGCTGAAGAGGCCGATCTCGAAATCGTCGCGCAGCGCCGCGAGCACCTTGTTCCCCGTCATGATCGCCGCGCGGGCACCATGCGAACTGTCGGCGCCGACACCTTCCAGGATGATGACGAATTCGTCGCCACCGATGCGGGCGACCGTGTCTTCGTGTCGAACGCAGTCGCGCAGGCGGCGCCCGACCTGCGCCAGATACTGGTCGCCGACATCATGGCCACGCGTGTCGTTGAGTGTCTTGAAATTGTCGAGGTCGATGAAGATCAGCGCGCCGCACGTCTTGCGCTCACGGCAGAGGCCGACGGCACGCCGCATCCGGTCCATGAACATGCGCCTGTTCGGCAGGCCGGTCAGAGAATCGAAGAAAGCGAGCTTCTCGATCTCCATCTCGTTGCGCTTGCGGATCGAGATATCGTTGATGTAGCCGTGCCAGATGATGCCTTCGTCGATCGCTTCCGGCTTCGCGCTCAGGCGCAGCCATTTTTCCTTGCCGTCCCGGGCGGTGACGCGGAACTCGAGTTCCCAGGGCTCCATCAACGTGCCGGAGCGCTTCAGCGTTTCGATGAGGCGCTGCCGGTCCTCTGCATGGATCATCTCGATGAACTGCTTCGGATGGGGATATGGTTCGCTTTCAGCGAAGCCCGAAATCCCCCTGAATCCGCTCGACACGTAGGGCACCGTGAATCCGCCTTTGCGATGACGGACGAGCTGGAAGAGGCCACCGGGAACCCGGCTCGACAGCTTCTGAAGCATCTCCTCGACCTTCAGCCTCTTCATCAGGTCGGTGATCTCGCGCACCGAGCCTTCGTAGAAGAGTGGTTTGCCGCTCCTGTCGTCGTAGACGATGCGGGCGGATTCGGTGATCCAGATACGC is drawn from Mesorhizobium sp. CAU 1732 and contains these coding sequences:
- a CDS encoding ABC-F family ATP-binding cassette domain-containing protein — translated: MLIIDDISLRIAGRLLLDHASLTLPAGSKAGFVGRNGTGKTTLFKAITGDLPTETGSISFPKSTRIGQVAQEAPGTEEPLIDIVLKADTERLALLQESETATDANRIADIQMRLADIDAHSAESRAATILAGLGFDTEAQKRPASSFSGGWRMRVALASVLFAEPDLLLLDEPTNYLDLEGTMWLESYVAKYPHTVLLISHDRDLLNRSVNSIVHLDQMKLTFWRGGYDQFERQREEQLEHQEKARVKQETQRKHMESFVERFRAKASKARQAQSRLKALEKMKPISAVMNDSVRPFSFPEPVKTVASPIVTMQAGAVGYQPGKPILKGLTLRIDEDDRIALLGANGNGKSTFAKLLSGRLKLETGGVTIAPGLKVAIFAQHQLDDLRPEETAVEHVRRLMPDAAEAKVRARVAQMGLSTEKMNTKAKDLSGGEKARLLMGIAAFDGPNLLILDEPTNHLDIDSREALMVALNEYSGAVMLISHDRHLIEATADRLWLVRDGTVAPYDGDLADYRQLVTGSTGDKRERREADKASKAEKRREAAARRQAMEPIAKEVRATEGLMERTRKRIDAIEDELANPALYEKDPSTATRLAKERSDLSNALARQEEKWLDLSAQYEEGIAE
- a CDS encoding MarR family transcriptional regulator, which produces MSKSNDSRIADPELPFSTTLTVRDTCMCLHLQRAARSVARRFDEALRPSGLTNGQFSLLMSLNRPEPPLMRDVAELLAMDRTTLTAMLKPLARRGMVQIAPDANDRRGKRLILEKPGRDVLKVALPLWTKTQADIERSFSPEAERLRNQLCQLG
- a CDS encoding exo-alpha-sialidase, coding for MAQRVLVLIGTKKGVFIAESDADRSSWDLRGPFCETWPMQHVVGDPDTGTIYGAGGNEWFGPAVWKSTDLGETWTHSSQGLAYDTGKEPVQTVWSLAHRNGRLYAGVQPAGLFYSDDEGETFAHLDGLQKHPTRPDWQPGGAGLILHSLVPDHADKDRIWIGISSAGVFHTADGGVTWEPRNKGTRADYLPEGQNYPEFGQCVHCLVQAPGEPDLLYQQNHCGMYRSEDGGRNWTSIEAGLPSTFGFPAAVHPRDPSTLYLLPLNGDSKGRFVPDAKAAVWRTRDRGATWDDLREGLPQENAFFGVLRQAMATDSLEPAGVYFGTGGGALFASNDEGDNWSCIAEHLPTISSVETLVVSR
- a CDS encoding MoaD/ThiS family protein; translated protein: MPNETAQTSVPVVVKLTGLLVDLFPGSSRRVEMQVSSVSEMVAELDRLWPGMGDRICDTRPAIRKHMNVFVDGERATLETKLLPGMEVFVLTAISGG
- a CDS encoding DinB family protein; this translates as MQQHFQMFAAYNRWSNARIYEAAGGLSHEELNRDTGAFFRSLTATLNHILVADRIWLKRFTGEGTAPSALDTILHADLASLHVARIAEDQRIVEWIGSLSSKALSGRFTYLTVTDMRTVSQRLAPALAHFFNHQTHHRGQAHTILTSLGAPSVGLDLVAFQRTEEGRAFA
- a CDS encoding glutathione S-transferase family protein — its product is MSILLYDLVGRDPARPFSPHCWKVAFALAHKGLAYESVPTPFTSVPSIEGGVSKTVPVIRDGDRVVADSFDIALYLEDTYPHRPTLFGGEGGKAMARFIERWTQFNVNAWLVTAAVVDIHDCLAPHDQAYFRTTREKRFGKRLEDVPLGRDERRQAFHANLEPLRSMLSVQPFIGGETPLFADYIVAGAFQWVRVTSTFEPLAEGDPVKAWFERCLDLHDGLARRIPAAA
- the ndk gene encoding nucleoside-diphosphate kinase, which produces MAIERTFSMIKPDATKRNLTGAVTKMLEDAGLRVVASKRVWMSTREAEGFYAVHKDRPFFGELVEGMTSGPTVVQVLEGENAILKNREIMGATNPANAEEGTIRKVHALSIGENSVHGSDAPETAAQEIRYWFSDTEIVG
- a CDS encoding EAL domain-containing protein → MESLYSSIQNLGTNSHWLLAANAIVSGLLCFWMLRFRRLYRASIAEYKNQRDLIDNLSEGIYRSAPDGRQLSANKALVALNGYGTEAEILLAIRDIGKEWYVDPGRRDDFRAQLRQHGSVQDFVSEIYRHKTRERIWITESARIVYDDRSGKPLFYEGSVREITDLMKRLKVEEMLQKLSSRVPGGLFQLVRHRKGGFTVPYVSSGFRGISGFAESEPYPHPKQFIEMIHAEDRQRLIETLKRSGTLMEPWELEFRVTARDGKEKWLRLSAKPEAIDEGIIWHGYINDISIRKRNEMEIEKLAFFDSLTGLPNRRMFMDRMRRAVGLCRERKTCGALIFIDLDNFKTLNDTRGHDVGDQYLAQVGRRLRDCVRHEDTVARIGGDEFVIILEGVGADSSHGARAAIMTGNKVLAALRDDFEIGLFSHRSSASLGVVIFDGQEARPEEILKHADIAMYQAKAAGRNGMALYDHLSMSPESDRYRLLNEFKDALSGDALELYFQPQMDDVGRIVGAEALCRWHHPEFGTLLPERFVPLTEQFGLVREFGNLVLAKGVAELARWQGTRETAGLRLAINVNVQSFACDEFLSNLIGLIERHGVDPRLLTLELTESVMAKDRKLISRRMHELKQIGVRLSLDDFGSGYSSLAQLKRLPFDELKIDGSFIADIENGESDRALVKSILGTARTLKLTAVAEHVENVRQEAFLRAFGCDFFQGYLYSAALASDAFMEFVGRRHASEPDADLPETRRQLFGS